From a region of the Dictyostelium discoideum AX4 chromosome 2 chromosome, whole genome shotgun sequence genome:
- a CDS encoding zinc-containing alcohol dehydrogenase (Similar to ADH), translating to MSTMKAAVLYEIGTSPKYDEFPEPKEHGDFVKVSMIASTIKQLDRGRVSGRHYMKYTKFPTAVGIDGVGRLEDGQLVYCFGDGMIAEKSLVEKGKYAPLSNDVDPYIAAALPNTLLGSDMALLFRAEIKKGDVVLVNGATGVTGSVAVQIAKIRGASKVIAAGRNEEALKKLQADYGVDEILVLNSEEGVAAQMKQILDKQPIDIVLDYLWGQPTEMIIKSIVAQKQYHVTKIVSVGEMAGSSINLPSAALRSTAISILGSGLGSFPATQMHTYYKEHLNELLLLAKQGKLKVDIKIIDLKDIEKEWLVNEKSVRTVVKIN from the exons atgtcaacAATGAAAGCAGCag tattatatGAAATTGGTACATCACCAAAATATGATGAATTCCCAGAACCAAAAGAACATGGTGATTTTGTTAAAGTATCAATGATTGCATCAACTATTAAACAATTGGATCGTGGAAGAGTAAGTGGAAGACATTATATGAAATATACTAAATTCCCAACAGCAGTTGGTATTGATGGTGTTGGTAGACTTGAGGATGGTCAATTAGTTTATTGTTTTGGTGATGGTATGATTGCAGAGAAATCCTTGGTTGAGAAAGGTAAATATGCCCCATTATCAAATGACGTCGATCCATACATTGCTGCAGCACTACCAAACACATTGTTAGGCTCAGACATGGCATTGTTATTCAGAGCAGAGATTAAGAAGGGTGATGTGGTATTGGTGAATGGTGCAACCGGTGTAACTGGTTCAGTGGCTGTCCAAATCGCAAAAATTCGTGGTGCCTCAAAGGTAATTGCAGCAGGTAGAAACGAAGAGGCCTTAAAGAAACTCCAAGCTGACTATGGGGTCGACGAGATTTTGGTGTTGAATTCTGAAGAGGGTGTAGCAGCACAGATGAAGCAGATATTGGACAAACAGCCAATCGACATCGTTTTGGATTATTTATGGGGCCAGCCAACAGAGATGATCATCAAGTCCATTGTCGCACAAAAACAATACCACGTAACCAAGATCGTCAGTGTTGGTGAAATGGCTGGTAGCTCAATTAACCTCCCATCCGCTGCCTTGAGAAGTACTGCAATCTCCATCCTTGGCTCGGGTTTAGGTAGTTTCCCTGCAACCCAAATGCATACCTATTACAAAGAGCATTTGAATGAACTTTTACTTTTAGCCAAACAAGGTAAATTAAAAGTTGacattaaaataattgacttaaaagatattgaaaaagaatgGTTAGTTAATGAAAAATCAGTTAGAACAGttgtaaaaattaattaa
- the rab2B gene encoding Rab GTPase, with amino-acid sequence MCNCGSSGEKPTFNDRKSTSYEHLFKYIMVGDSAVGKSNLLLQFVDKRFAPNSDFTIGVEFGSRSININDKQIKLQIWDTAGQEKFRSITRAYYRGAVCAMIVYDITRRDSFESLNSWLTDCRKFSSCDVTTVLIGNKADLEANRQVSTSEAKEFAEKNGLMFFETSAKTALNVDEAFEKSTEQILKKLESNPGLLSNEGNN; translated from the exons atgtgtAACTGTGGATCAAGTGGTGAAAAACCAACATTTAATGATAGAAAATCAACCTCTTATGAAcatctttttaaatatattatggTTGGTGATTCAG CTGTCGGTAAGAGTAATTTACTTTTACAATTTGTCGATAAAAGATTTGCTCCAAATTCAGATTTCACAATTGGTGTAGAGTTTGG atCACGttcaattaatataaatgataaacaaattaaattacaaatttggGATACTGCAg gtCAAGAAAAATTTAGATCAATTACACGTGCATATTATAGAGGAGCAGTTTGTGCAATGATTGTTTATGATATAACAAGAAGAGACTCATTTGAAAGTTTGAATTCATGGTTAACAGATTGTAGAAAATTTTCATCATGCGATGTAACCACTGTATTAATTGGAAATAAAGCAGATTTAGAAGCAAATAGACAAGTATCAACTTCTGAAGCAAAAGAGTTTGCTGAGAAAAATGGTCTCATGTTTTTTGAAACTAGTGCAAAAACTGCTCTTAATGTAGATGAA GCATTCGAAAAATCAACagaacaaattttaaagaaattagaaaGTAACCCAGGTTTATTATCAAACGAaggaaataattaa
- a CDS encoding DUF1715 family protein, protein MKEFDQLLSVESDAYISSKEQGIDDGKRLGYVEGYQLGFEKGIELGQEIGYYQSCVTVWNHLVSINNNNNNNNNNNKNNLKFSVRGIQNLEKLTKLLEDYHLDFNDENIMNTLSEIRLKFKLTSVQLGLQTKENDELSF, encoded by the exons atgaaagaattTGATCAATTATTATCAGTAGAATCAGATGCATATATTTCATCAAAAGAACAAGGTATTGATGATGGTAAAAGATTAGGTTATGTTGAAGGTTATCAATTAGGATTTGAAAAGGGTATTGAATTAGGTCAAGAAATTGGTTATTATCAATCATGTGTAACAGTTTGGAATCATTTAGtatctataaataataataataataataataataacaataataaaaataatttaaaattctcTGTTAG aggaattcaaaatttagagaaattaaccaaattattagaagattatcatttagattttaatgatgaaaatataatgaaTACACTAAGTGAAATtagattaaaatttaaactcACCTCTGTGCAATTAGGTTTACAAACTAAAGAGAATGATGAATTATCATTCTAA
- a CDS encoding las1-like protein yields the protein MESIKSNNKGTCWFDWDEWKNIYNKLYSTDENEQRKAIKRLSAWRSRNKLPISIEVTGYFVELNLNRNCRSQNELELGLSMAISRMVNGFVDSTRDILKLNKINMFKKANEINLPTMFVDIRHESSHGKLPHLQLLKPISITALDWLNDYYWKPQLTHLHSHFQKIRSFLNIYKIQSEEDNGFIRYIEESMELFNDISSDILGNIMIPILIDEDYLISNEFLPQTNSYAHIPSQLKKIYQPLLQFLHSKYPHFLIIILYLLIDRICKFKFLPPQSKKQKSTPIPLNDNQIIESKISLMTHWTLYFLQEFNITVKKQEGLVNYKIDLPYRHILEKCIENIHSKYCQKILNVAMKKNLDGSKRVYTTATNKKKNKLNSATISNLDSTDLDLDPDEKINDSGEPQINYSVDQVLSNLNSNNNSSDIKNLSTSTSTSKSTKWKLQNQWISSPIGVLPPPNDQNSSTFDLLDDLDDNLDLGNFVEVSSVDYTTKDPSLHNSQSLFSKIKNIYPNLNKNSIIRKEFVNEIKNEKENEKEKENKNEKENKNENENEKNKDENENNKDENEKNEEDDDVIEIPQPILKKQKTSTTSSVPKKNQQKGKTKGKSNALDDFLFWK from the exons atggaaTCAATAAAGAGTAATAATAAAGGTACATGTTGGTTTGATTGGGATGAATGGaagaatatttataataaattatattcaacagatgaaaatgaacaaAGAAAAGCAATAAAGAGATTATCAGCATGGAGAAGTAGaaataaattaccaatatCAATTGAAGTTACAGGATATTTtgtagaattaaatttaaatagaaaTTGTAGATCACAAAATGAATTAGAATTAGGGTTATCAATGGCAATATCACGTATGGTAAATGGATTTGTTGATTCAACACGTGATatcttaaaattaaataaaatcaatatgtTTAAGAAagcaaatgaaattaatttaccaaCTATGTTTGTTGATATTAGACATGAATCAAGTCATGGTAAATTACCACATTTACAATTACtaaaaccaatttcaatCACTGCTTTAGATTGGTTAAATGATTACTATTGGAAACCACAATTAACTCATTTACATTcacattttcaaaaaattcgttcatttttaaatatttataaaatccaATCAga agAAGATAATGGATTTATAAGGTATATTGAAGAATCAAtggaattatttaatgatattaGTTCAGATATTTTAGGTAATATAATgataccaattttaattgatgaagattatttaatttcaaatgaatttttacCACAAACAAATTCATATGCACATATTCCAagtcaattgaaaaaaatatatcaaCCACTTCTTCAATTCCTTCATTCGAAATATCCTCATTTcttaattattattctttatcttttaattgatagaatttgtaaatttaaatttttaccaccacaatcaaaaaaacaaaaatcaacTCCAATTccattaaatgataatcaa attattgaaagtaaaatttcattaatgaCACATTGgacattatattttttacaagaatttaatattacagTTAAAAAACAAGAAGGTTTagttaattataaaatcgaTTTACCATATAGACATATATTAGAGAAAtgtattgaaaatattcattcaaaatattgtcaaaagattttaaatgttGCAATGAAGAAAAATTTAGATGGAAGTAAAAGAGTATatacaacagcaacaaataaaaaaaagaataaattaaattcagcAACTATTTCAAATTTGGACTCAACTGATTTAGATTTAGATCCtgatgaaaaaataaatgattctGGTGAACCTCAAATAAACTATTCAGTCGATCaagttttatcaaatttaaatagtaataataatagtagtgatattaaaaatttatcaacatcaacttcaacttcaaaatcaacaaagtGGAAATTGCAAAATCAATGGATTTCCTCACCAATTGGTGTATTACCACCTCCAAATGATCAAAATTCTTCAACTTTTGATTTGTTGGATGACTTGGATGATAATTTAGATCTTGGTAATTTCGTTGAAGTTTCTTCAGTAGATTATACCACTAAAGATCCATCATTACACAATAGtcaatctttattttcaaaaattaaaaatatatatccaaatttaaataagaaTTCAATCATAAGAAAAGAATttgtaaatgaaattaaaaatgaaaaagaaaatgaaaaagaaaaagaaaataaaaatgaaaaagaaaataaaaatgaaaatgaaaatgaaaagaataaagatgaaaatgaaaacaacaaagatgaaaatgaaaagaatgaagaagatgatgatgtaaTTGAAATACCccaaccaattttaaaaaaacaaaaaacctcaacaacttcaagtgttccaaaaaaaaaccaacaaaAAGGAAAAACAAAAGGAAAAAGTAATGCTTTAGATgactttttattttggaaataa
- a CDS encoding thioredoxin fold domain-containing protein, with product MGLVNKIVVTNADGFDKTLQDSLKSNETVFVQFISSIDKTTCSLWCRDCQVSEPIVNSVFENLPKNITYIECQIEREGGNPNHPYRTNPTLKLTAIPTLIVLLTKDGPKPKTLVEEDLAKEENVKQFVNEYL from the exons ATGGGTTTAGTTAATAAAATCGTTGTTACAAACGCAGATGGTTTTGATAAAACTTTGCAAGATTCATTAAAATCTAATGAAACTGTTTTTGTTCAATTTATTTCAAGTATCGATAAAACCACTTGCTCATTATGGTGCAGAGATTGTCAAGTTt CTGAACCAATTGTAAATTCAGTTTTCGAGAATTTACCAAAAAATATCACCTATATTGAATGTCAAATTGAAAGAGAAGG TGGAAACCCAAATCATCCATATAGAACAAATCCaacattaaaattaacaGCAATTCCAACTTTAATTGTGCTTTTAACAAag gatgGCCCAAAACCAAAAACTTTAGTAGAAGAAGATTTAGCAAAAGAAGAGAATGTTAAACAATTTgtaaatgaatatttataa
- a CDS encoding hypothetical protein (1110001A02RIK PROTEIN. 6/101), with translation MNKVNILKSLISVNTKLNNLNNYYSSKLLSPSSLLLSSSSSSSSSKFYYIQRNYSDTHKDKKEKYYNNNNNNNEPPPPKIIVPKEKLNLQFSRSSGAGGQNVNKVNTKVEVRFDLNKADWIPPYVKVNMRNVNDDDEFIITSSKHRYQHLNINDAMDKLDDILKDCQIIEKERIATEIPSYANERRLHDKSIKKEIKQSRKKPSFGSYFD, from the exons atGAATAAagttaatatattaaaatctttaatttcagttaatactaaattaaataatttaaataattattattctaGTAAACttttatcaccatcatcattgttattatcatcatcatcatcatcatcgtcatcaaaattttattatattcaaaGAAACTACAGTGATACacataaagataaaaaagaaaagtattataataataataataataataatgaacccCCTCCACCAAAGATTATAGtaccaaaagaaaaattaaatcttcaatTTTCAAGATCAAGTGGTGCTGGTGGTCAAAATGTTAATAAAGTAAATACAAAAGTCGAAGTCAGATTCGACCTAAATAAAGCAGATTGGATACCGCCCTATGTAAAAGTTAATATGAGA aatgtaaatgatgatgatgaatttataataacaTCAAGTAAACATAGATATCAACATTTGAATATAAATGATGCAATGGATAAGTTGGACGATATATTAAAAGATTgtcaaataattgaaaagGAAAGAATTGCAACTGAAATTCCATCCTATGCAAATGAAAGACGTTTAcatgataaatcaattaaaaaagaaataaaacaatCAAGAAAAAAGCCATCATTTGGTAGTTATTTTGATTAA
- a CDS encoding TPR_1 repeat-containing protein (Similar to TPR), whose amino-acid sequence MINNSPPINIKSENIYQYQIQSIEYYNNEKYVECMNILNKLIELNTNDIIALCNRATCNYKLELYKHCIKDCEVILCKEPNNKIALLRKAKALKQLSNYDIELVNSLRKKANNSWGYLSVTIDDNDDGDDNNINSNINNINNNNNNNNNKNISISSPKTTTTSSIFISTSPPPYLSQQSQQQFHTMTIREQQQQQQQFLQEQQMLIYQEQQQQFLQEQQEMIDDLLSSPPLSLSEIHQKQHIQGDGNNIGEEEEDEEEEGEEGGIIVKSDSMEELNKLLEQLSTENIATLISQGNTFVNAGQYEEAIELFTMIIDNNPLVPSLYLGRGTSNAFLGQLNEAINDFSRAIELDNTSSDAYKRRGQSKVAKSMEQEALEDFNQAVAFDKEDDYDIYYNRGLLHYQMRNYERALKDFKKVTSIEPSHKLAWNRIGLCLNVNGYPMEAYQAFTEALRIDPYFEASHTNIGQCWKDLGKFDPSYQSFTKALEICPNYSNALHLRGLLFFNSGRHLDAIKDWNLFLKLYGSGGANSSGSNIKTGNHYSGGGGGGGGGEELSSIIDVRQFRGIVNQSIGAFRKAVADYDQILQTNPLHNCFYQREIALWTHHHLNTPLSTFNIDRFINCYLKTFQCQRIPNTSLTCNSISLGFQLQSSFNQSVADVEICHQLNNEQLSLFKEAKRIGEMLQYNCDGFLTNSRQKLQCGLSVIEMAQTLKKLWLSGNKKSSVFQLDGKSSSVSTKKHTFSWRDLYDIGVKWRQISEPNDPVWWGDLLSPEQFKEGFGSHTPIITGQCKVVRYYPMFEKSFEIMKLLLPIQHPSLISNQTILDQLESATTCKDLYKLIKKDFFVVTPCYSRSNENKVMEGTRLTLQYIHPEGYEFAIRTPSTPYRWEQYSQELDIIWDQLIDKVFIYQNIINSKEDLIDNSSSSSSSSPSPSPSNQESILLDEISDLILCLSFYWYNFMPLSRGSAALGFTTLLGLFLSLDIAITSSIPKNQQPDWEAILRPTTTSFISVIKPWLYPARSKFNLQTTSLVSSQFNTIKKMIQVLNNSNQY is encoded by the exons atgattaataatAGCCCaccaataaatattaaaagtgaaaatatttatcaatatcaaattcaatctattgaatattataataatgaaaaatatgtGGAATGTATGAACAtactaaataaattaatagaattaaataCAAATGATATCATTGCATTGTG TAATAGAGCAACatgtaattataaattagaATTATATAAACATTGTATAAAAGATTGTGAAGTTATTTTATGTAAAgaaccaaataataaaattgcaTTATTAAGAAAAGCAAAAgctttaaaacaattatcaaattatgATATTGAATTGGTTAATAGTTTAAGAAAAAAAGCAAATAATTCATGGGGTTATTTATCAGTtacaattgatgataatgatgatggtgatgataataatattaatagtaatattaataatattaataataataataataataataataataaaaatatttcaatttcttcaccaaaaactacaacaacatcatcaatatttatttcaacatcaccaccaccttATTTATCACAACAATCACAGCAACAATTCCACACAATGACAATAAGagaacaacagcaacaacagcaacaatttTTACAAGAACAGCAAATGTTAATTTatcaagaacaacaacaacaatttttacaagaacaacaagagatgattgatgatttattatcgTCACCAcctttatcattatcagaGATTCATCAAAAACAACATATACAAGGagatggtaataatattggGGAGGAGGAAGAGGATGAAGAGGAAGAGGGGGAGGAGGGGGGAATTATTGTTAAATCTGATTCAATggaagaattaaataaattattagaacAATTATCAACAGAGAATATTGCAACATTGATATCACAAGGTAATACATTTGTTAATGCTGGTCAATATGAAGAGGCAATTGAGTTGTTTACAATGATAATTGATAACAACCCATTGGTACCATCATTGTATTTGGGTAGAGGTACGTCAAATGCATTCCTTGGCCAATTGAATGAAGCAATCAATGATTTCTCTAGAGCCATTGAGTTGGATAATACAAGTTCCGATGCATACAAGCGTAGAGGTCAATCAAAGGTTGCAAAATCAATGGAGCAAGAAGCATTGGAAGATTTTAATCAAGCGGTTGCATTCGATAAGGAGGATGATTatgatatttattataatcgTGGTTTActtcattatcaaatgagAAATTATGAAAGagcattaaaagattttaaaaaggtTACCTCGATTGAACCATCACATAAATTGGCTTGGAATAGAATTGGTCTTTGTTTAAATGTCAATGGATATCCAATGGAAGCCTATCAAGCATTCACCGAGGCTTTAAGAATCGATCCATACTTTGAGGCTTCACATACAAACATTGGTCAATGTTGGAAAGATCTTGGTAAATTCGATCCATCCTATCAATCATTTACAAAGGCATTGGAAATTTGTCCAAATTATTCAAACGCTTTACATTTACGtggtttattattctttaattCAGGTCGTCATTTAGATGCAATTAAAGAttggaatttatttttaaaattatatggtagtggtggtgctaatagtagtggtagtaatattaaaactGGTAATCAttatagtggtggtggtggtggtggtggtggtggtgaagaATTATCATCAATCATTGATGTACGTCAATTCCGTGGAATTGTAAATCAAAGTATTGGTGCATTTAGAAAAGCAGTAGCGGATTATGACCAAATTTTACAAACTAATCCATTacataattgtttttatcaaAGAGAGATAGCATTATGGActcatcatcatttgaataCACCTTTATCAACATTTAACATTGATAGATTCAttaattgttatttaaaGACATTTCAATGTCAACGTATACCAAATACTTCATTAACTTGCAATAGTATTAGTTTAGGCTTTCAATTACAATCAAGTTTTAATCAATCAGTTGCTGATGTTGAAATTtgtcatcaattaaataatgaacaaTTATCATTGTTTAAAGAAGCAAAACGTATTGGAGAGATGTTGCAATATAATTGTGATGGTTTCTTAACAAATTCAAGACAAAAACTACAATGTGGTCTATCAGTGATTGAAATGGCACAAACTTTGAAAAAACTTTGGTTATCAGGTAATAAAAAGAGTAGCGTTTTCCAATTGGATGGTAAAAGTAGTTCAGTTTCAACAAAGAAACATACATTTAGTTGGAGAGATCTCTATGATATAGGTGTAAAGTGGCGTCAAATCTCTGAACCAAATGATCCAGTTTGGTGGGGTGATCTATTAAGTCCAGAGCAGTTTAAAGAGGGTTTCGGTTCACATACTCCAATTATCACTGGTCAATGTAAGGTGGTAAGATATTATCCAATGtttgaaaaatcatttgaaatcaTGAAATTACTCTTACCAATTCAACATccatctttaatttcaaatcaaacGATTCTAGATCAATTGGAATCTGCTACCACCTGTAAAGAtctatataaattaattaaaaaggaTTTCTTTGTTGTGACTCCATGCTATAGTAggtcaaatgaaaataaagttaTGGAAGGTACTCGTTTAACTTTGCAATATATTCATCCAGAAGGTTATGAATTTGCAATTCGTACACCAAGTACACCATATCGTTGGGAACAATACTCTCAAGAATTAGATATTATTTGggatcaattaattgataaagtttttatttatcaaaatattataaattctaAAGAAGATTTAATAgataattcatcatcatcatcatcatcatcaccatcaccatcaccatcgaatcaagaatcaattttattagatGAAATTAGTGATTTGATTTTATGTCTTTCATTTTATTGGTATAATTTTATGCCATTATCAAGAGGTTCAGCTGCTTTGGGATTTACAACATTATTAGGCTTATTTTTATCACTTGATATTGCTATCACTTCATCAATTCCAAAGAATCAACAACCAGATTGGGAAGCAATTCTTAGACCAACTACAACTTCTTTCATTAGTGTAATTAAACCTTGGTTATACCCAGCTagatcaaaatttaatttacaaaCTACCTCTTTAGTATCATCTCaatttaatacaattaaaaaaatgattcaagttttaaataattccaatcaatattaa